One window of the Thunnus albacares chromosome 3, fThuAlb1.1, whole genome shotgun sequence genome contains the following:
- the evi5l gene encoding EVI5-like protein isoform X2: MSIPSGSPEREGSGGAPPQLEYPSSPSGMDPDPPSTGSPVLSPDSSSHDAVLSAPAASPADSENLSPDELELLAKLEEQNRLLEADSKSMRSMSGSRRNSGSSLVSSSSASSNLSHLEEDTWILWGRIVNEWEEWRRKKDKLLKELIRKGIPHHFRAIVWQLLGNATDMPVKNQYSELLKMSSPCEKLIRRDIARTYPEHEFFKGQDSLGQEVLFNVMKAYSLVDREVGYCQGSAFIVGLLLMQMPEEEAFCVFVRLMQEYRLRELFKPSMAELGLCIYQFEYLLQEQLPELNVHFRSQSFHTSMYASSWFLTLFLTFLPLPVATRIFDIFMYEGLEIIFRVGLAILQYNQTDLIQLDMEGMSQHFQKVIPHQFDSCPDKLILRAYQVKYNPKRMKKLEKEYTTIKNKEMEEQIEIKRLRTENRLLKQRIETLEKGQVTRAQEAEENYVIKRELAVVRQQCNAASESLEKAQDTIRELQQQKYTEQFVSNLQTQLEQSRLREAELLGALKEMQDKVLDLEKRNSCLPDENNMAALQEEVKQMKLRELETLRSFREMQDSVTELNQRWQHHMSRGSGTGGGGSHWKESPKKNAMNELQDKLMTVRLREAQAQAELREVKLKALQQESQNQIHSKLIGRNEQERSALQDRLQMLANQNKALQAQVNEMKRKQAEFDCKSKEEVMAVRLREADSMAAMAELRQKIAELEIQKEAGLIQGQLNHSDSRQYINQLRDQIAELKNEIRELRGQKATPSSRVSGGGGSTNYQDLCLASPTSAEGDYLSSDDDLLPSPLPPNALYPSLSGQCHPSARLDSEGSTDSEAEERVRTHPDPQQLYGSMVCAEGLDN, translated from the exons ATGTCTATACCCAGCGGCAGCCCAGAGAGAGAGGGCTCTGGTGGGGCTCCCCCTCAGCTAGAGTACCCTTCTTCCCCTTCCGGCATGGACCCAGACCCCCCGTCGACGGGCAGCCCGGTGCTCAGCCCGGACTCATCTTCCCATGATGCAGTGCTGTCAGCGCCAGCGGCTTCCCCGGCAGACTCCGAGAACCTGAGTCCTGATGAACTGGAGCTGCTGGCCAAACTGGAGGAGCAGAACAG GTTGCTGGAGGCCGATTCCAAATCCATGCGCTCGATGAGCGGCTCACGGCGCAACAGCGGCTCCTCGCTGGTGTCGAGCTCCTCGGCCTCGTCGAACCTGTCGCACCTGGAGGAGGATACCTGGATCCTGTGGGGCCGCATCGTCAACGAGTGGGAAGAGTGGCGACGCAAGAAGGACAAACTCCTGAAG GAGTTGATAAGGAAGGGCATCCCTCATCATTTCCGGGCCATCGTGTGGCAGCTGCTGGGTAACGCTACCGACATGCCGGTGAAGAACCAGTACTCGGAGCTACTGAAGATGTCCTCCCCCTGCGAGAAGCTCATCCGCAGAGACATCGCCCGCACCTACCCCGAGCACGAGTTCTTCAAAGGTCAGGACAGCCTCGGGCAGGAAGTCCTCTTCAACGTCATGAAG gcCTACTCTCTGGTGGATCGAGAGGTGGGCTACTGCCAAGGCAGCGCATTCATCGTCGGTCTGCTGCTTATGCAG ATGCCTGAGGAGGAGgcgttttgtgtgtttgtgcgtctgATGCAGGAGTACCGTCTGAGAGAGCTCTTCAAACCCAGCATGGCTGAGCTGGGCCTCTGCATCTATCAGTTTGAGTATCTGCTACAG gagcaACTTCCAGAGTTGAACGTCCATTTCCGCTCCCAGAGTTTCCACACATCCATGTACGCCTCATCCTGGTTCCTCACCCTCTTCCTCACCTTTCTCCCTCTGCCTGTCGCCACGCGTATCTTTGATATTTTCATGTATGAG GGCCTAGAGATTATCTTCCGTGTGGGTTTGGCCATCCTGCAGTACAACCAGACTGACCTCATTCAGCTGGACATGGAGGGCATGTCGCAG CATTTCCAGAAGGTGATTCCCCACCAGTTTGACAGCTGCCCCGACAAGCTGATCCTCAGGGCCTACCAGGTCAAATACAACCCCAAGAGGATGAAGAA aCTTGAGAAAGAATATACCACCATCAAGAACAAAGAAATGGAGGAGCAAATTGAGAtcaag AGGTTACGCACAGAAAACAGGCTGCTGAAGCAGAGGATTGAGACTCTGGAGAAG GGTCAGGTGACGAGGGCGCAGGAAGCAGAGGAGAACTACGTGATCAAGCGGGAGCTGGCGGTGGTGAGGCAGCAGTGCAACGCAGCCAGCGAGAGCCTTGAGAAAGCGCAGGACACCATCAGAGAACTGCAGCAACAGAAG TACACAGAGCAGTTTGTGAGCAATCTGCAGACCCAGCTGGAGCAGTCCCGACTGCGCGAGGCCGAACTGCTGGGAGCGCTGAAGGAAATGCAAGACAAGGTGCTAGACCTGGAGAAG AGGAACAGTTGCCTGCCTGATGAAAACAACATGGCGGCTCTGCAGGAGGAGGTGAAGCAGATGAAGCTGAGGGAGCTGGAGACGCTGCGCTCGTTCAGGGAGATGCAGGACTCCGTTACTGAGCTCAACCAGCGCTggcag cATCATATGTCCCGTGGCAGCGGTACCGGTGGCGGCGGCAGCCACTGGAAGGAATCCCCGAAGAAGAACGCTATGAACGAGCTGCAGGACAAACTGATGACGGTCAGACTGAGGGAGGCCCAGGCCCAGGCCGAGCTCCGAGAGGTCAAACTGAAAGCCCTGCAGCAGGAGAGCCAG AACCAGATCCACAGCAAGCTGATTGGTCGCAATGAGCAAGAACGCTCCGCCCTCCAGGACCGGCTACAGatgctggccaatcagaacaaagCTCTCCAGGCCCAAGTCAACGAGATGAAAAGGAAGCAGGCCGAGTTCGACTGCAAG AGTAAAGAAGAGGTGATGGCCGTGCGACTGAGGGAAGCAGACAGTATGGCTGCCATGGCTGAACTCAGGCAGAAGATCGCTGAACTGGagatacag aaagAGGCAGGGCTGATTCAGGGTCAGCTCAATCACTCAGACTCCAGACAGTACATCAACCAGCTCCGGGACCAGATTGCTGAGCTCAAGAATGAG ATCAGGGAGTTGCGGGGGCAGAAGGCGACCCCCAGCTCCAGGGTCAGCGGTGGAGGCGGAAGCACCAACTACCAGGATCTCTGTCTGGCCAGCCCTACCTCCGCTGAGGGGGACTACCTGAGCTCAGACGACGACCTCCTCCCCAGCCCGCTGCCTCCCAACGCCCTTTACCCCTCCCTGTCCGGCCAGTGTCACCCGTCCGCCCGCCTCGACAGCGAGGGCAGCACAGACAGCGAGGCGGAGGAGCGAGTGCGGACACACCCGGACCCACAGCAGCTGTACGGCAGCATGGTGTGTGCCGAGGGGCTGGATAACTGA
- the evi5l gene encoding EVI5-like protein isoform X1 → MSIPSGSPEREGSGGAPPQLEYPSSPSGMDPDPPSTGSPVLSPDSSSHDAVLSAPAASPADSENLSPDELELLAKLEEQNRLLEADSKSMRSMSGSRRNSGSSLVSSSSASSNLSHLEEDTWILWGRIVNEWEEWRRKKDKLLKELIRKGIPHHFRAIVWQLLGNATDMPVKNQYSELLKMSSPCEKLIRRDIARTYPEHEFFKGQDSLGQEVLFNVMKAYSLVDREVGYCQGSAFIVGLLLMQMPEEEAFCVFVRLMQEYRLRELFKPSMAELGLCIYQFEYLLQEQLPELNVHFRSQSFHTSMYASSWFLTLFLTFLPLPVATRIFDIFMYEGLEIIFRVGLAILQYNQTDLIQLDMEGMSQHFQKVIPHQFDSCPDKLILRAYQVKYNPKRMKKLEKEYTTIKNKEMEEQIEIKRLRTENRLLKQRIETLEKESAALADRLIQGQVTRAQEAEENYVIKRELAVVRQQCNAASESLEKAQDTIRELQQQKYTEQFVSNLQTQLEQSRLREAELLGALKEMQDKVLDLEKRNSCLPDENNMAALQEEVKQMKLRELETLRSFREMQDSVTELNQRWQHHMSRGSGTGGGGSHWKESPKKNAMNELQDKLMTVRLREAQAQAELREVKLKALQQESQNQIHSKLIGRNEQERSALQDRLQMLANQNKALQAQVNEMKRKQAEFDCKSKEEVMAVRLREADSMAAMAELRQKIAELEIQKEAGLIQGQLNHSDSRQYINQLRDQIAELKNEIRELRGQKATPSSRVSGGGGSTNYQDLCLASPTSAEGDYLSSDDDLLPSPLPPNALYPSLSGQCHPSARLDSEGSTDSEAEERVRTHPDPQQLYGSMVCAEGLDN, encoded by the exons ATGTCTATACCCAGCGGCAGCCCAGAGAGAGAGGGCTCTGGTGGGGCTCCCCCTCAGCTAGAGTACCCTTCTTCCCCTTCCGGCATGGACCCAGACCCCCCGTCGACGGGCAGCCCGGTGCTCAGCCCGGACTCATCTTCCCATGATGCAGTGCTGTCAGCGCCAGCGGCTTCCCCGGCAGACTCCGAGAACCTGAGTCCTGATGAACTGGAGCTGCTGGCCAAACTGGAGGAGCAGAACAG GTTGCTGGAGGCCGATTCCAAATCCATGCGCTCGATGAGCGGCTCACGGCGCAACAGCGGCTCCTCGCTGGTGTCGAGCTCCTCGGCCTCGTCGAACCTGTCGCACCTGGAGGAGGATACCTGGATCCTGTGGGGCCGCATCGTCAACGAGTGGGAAGAGTGGCGACGCAAGAAGGACAAACTCCTGAAG GAGTTGATAAGGAAGGGCATCCCTCATCATTTCCGGGCCATCGTGTGGCAGCTGCTGGGTAACGCTACCGACATGCCGGTGAAGAACCAGTACTCGGAGCTACTGAAGATGTCCTCCCCCTGCGAGAAGCTCATCCGCAGAGACATCGCCCGCACCTACCCCGAGCACGAGTTCTTCAAAGGTCAGGACAGCCTCGGGCAGGAAGTCCTCTTCAACGTCATGAAG gcCTACTCTCTGGTGGATCGAGAGGTGGGCTACTGCCAAGGCAGCGCATTCATCGTCGGTCTGCTGCTTATGCAG ATGCCTGAGGAGGAGgcgttttgtgtgtttgtgcgtctgATGCAGGAGTACCGTCTGAGAGAGCTCTTCAAACCCAGCATGGCTGAGCTGGGCCTCTGCATCTATCAGTTTGAGTATCTGCTACAG gagcaACTTCCAGAGTTGAACGTCCATTTCCGCTCCCAGAGTTTCCACACATCCATGTACGCCTCATCCTGGTTCCTCACCCTCTTCCTCACCTTTCTCCCTCTGCCTGTCGCCACGCGTATCTTTGATATTTTCATGTATGAG GGCCTAGAGATTATCTTCCGTGTGGGTTTGGCCATCCTGCAGTACAACCAGACTGACCTCATTCAGCTGGACATGGAGGGCATGTCGCAG CATTTCCAGAAGGTGATTCCCCACCAGTTTGACAGCTGCCCCGACAAGCTGATCCTCAGGGCCTACCAGGTCAAATACAACCCCAAGAGGATGAAGAA aCTTGAGAAAGAATATACCACCATCAAGAACAAAGAAATGGAGGAGCAAATTGAGAtcaag AGGTTACGCACAGAAAACAGGCTGCTGAAGCAGAGGATTGAGACTCTGGAGAAG GAGAGCGCTGCTCTGGCAGACAGACTGATACAG GGTCAGGTGACGAGGGCGCAGGAAGCAGAGGAGAACTACGTGATCAAGCGGGAGCTGGCGGTGGTGAGGCAGCAGTGCAACGCAGCCAGCGAGAGCCTTGAGAAAGCGCAGGACACCATCAGAGAACTGCAGCAACAGAAG TACACAGAGCAGTTTGTGAGCAATCTGCAGACCCAGCTGGAGCAGTCCCGACTGCGCGAGGCCGAACTGCTGGGAGCGCTGAAGGAAATGCAAGACAAGGTGCTAGACCTGGAGAAG AGGAACAGTTGCCTGCCTGATGAAAACAACATGGCGGCTCTGCAGGAGGAGGTGAAGCAGATGAAGCTGAGGGAGCTGGAGACGCTGCGCTCGTTCAGGGAGATGCAGGACTCCGTTACTGAGCTCAACCAGCGCTggcag cATCATATGTCCCGTGGCAGCGGTACCGGTGGCGGCGGCAGCCACTGGAAGGAATCCCCGAAGAAGAACGCTATGAACGAGCTGCAGGACAAACTGATGACGGTCAGACTGAGGGAGGCCCAGGCCCAGGCCGAGCTCCGAGAGGTCAAACTGAAAGCCCTGCAGCAGGAGAGCCAG AACCAGATCCACAGCAAGCTGATTGGTCGCAATGAGCAAGAACGCTCCGCCCTCCAGGACCGGCTACAGatgctggccaatcagaacaaagCTCTCCAGGCCCAAGTCAACGAGATGAAAAGGAAGCAGGCCGAGTTCGACTGCAAG AGTAAAGAAGAGGTGATGGCCGTGCGACTGAGGGAAGCAGACAGTATGGCTGCCATGGCTGAACTCAGGCAGAAGATCGCTGAACTGGagatacag aaagAGGCAGGGCTGATTCAGGGTCAGCTCAATCACTCAGACTCCAGACAGTACATCAACCAGCTCCGGGACCAGATTGCTGAGCTCAAGAATGAG ATCAGGGAGTTGCGGGGGCAGAAGGCGACCCCCAGCTCCAGGGTCAGCGGTGGAGGCGGAAGCACCAACTACCAGGATCTCTGTCTGGCCAGCCCTACCTCCGCTGAGGGGGACTACCTGAGCTCAGACGACGACCTCCTCCCCAGCCCGCTGCCTCCCAACGCCCTTTACCCCTCCCTGTCCGGCCAGTGTCACCCGTCCGCCCGCCTCGACAGCGAGGGCAGCACAGACAGCGAGGCGGAGGAGCGAGTGCGGACACACCCGGACCCACAGCAGCTGTACGGCAGCATGGTGTGTGCCGAGGGGCTGGATAACTGA